In Nymphaea colorata isolate Beijing-Zhang1983 chromosome 13, ASM883128v2, whole genome shotgun sequence, one DNA window encodes the following:
- the LOC116267339 gene encoding myb family transcription factor PHL6-like → MESHSVEVVKRSDSPRGAIRPVCASSAAFRDLSDTGSDGENAPEHSFTLSLSPDARPLCPSSSRSQKLLIRRKIVSSESGLDGADSFSCTKESNIHSPSSTFCTNLYLSTSTCAENYRHLGNLPFLPNPTSPSPASVLNSSNSFAVDLTLGHQCSKDEYVEENTNDYLSLNGDCVADPEHLNDDIAYPELQEWDFLSDQLDMAITDDGKNPSLDEICKEPEPSAAAKKAESECILTHRVPLSTVCGKTQSSSKSGIATINKPRMRWTTELHERFIEAVSKLEGAEKATPKGVLKLMNVEGLTIYHVKSHLQKYRLAKYLPQTKEEKKTSCSEDKKKAPAASQEELVLKRGMQVTEALRMQMEVQKQLHEQLEVQRALQLRIEEHARYLQKILEEQQKAGHTFMSACHLQKTCDSEAIHSGEQLTDLMPRAGQEADSNSSLSQVSAPANGSTSPTSNKRDTCLETNDSSGQDESPIHPKRIRLGKDESCDDAVVKKSEPLQ, encoded by the exons ATGGAAAGTCACAGTGTTGAAGTTGTAAAACGGAGCGATTCACCAAGAGGAGCTATACGGCCAGTGTGTGCTAGCTCTGCAGCATTTCGTGATCTATCTGATACAGGATCAGATGGTGAGAATGCTCCAGAACACAGCTTTACATTATCACTTTCACCAGATGCACGACCACTCTGCCCTTCTTCATCAAGAAGCCAGAAGCTTTTAATCCGTCGCAAGATTGTGAGTTCAGAGTCTGGGCTGGATGGTGCTGATTCCTTTTCCTGTACCAAGGAATCCAATATTcattctccttcttcaacatTCTGCACCAATCTGTACTTGTCAACTTCAACATGCGCTGAGAATTACAGGCATCTCGGCAACCTACCTTTCCTTCCGAATCCTACATCCCCTTCTCCAGCCTCAGTGCtcaattcttcaaattcttttgcTGTTGATCTCACATTAGGACATCAGTGCTCTAAAGATGAATATGTTGAAGAGAATACAAATGATTACCTCAGCTTGAATGGTGATTGTGTAGCTGATCCTGAGCATTTGAACGACGACATTGCATATCCTGAGCTGCAAGAATGGGATTTTCTCTCGGATCAACTCGACATGGCAATCACAGACGATGGGAAAAATCCCAGCCTGGAT GAAATATGTAAAGAACCTGAACCATCAGCAGCAGCCAAGAAAGCTGAGTCTGAATGCATCCTGACACACCGAGTGCCTCTCAGCACAGTCTGTGGGAAAACTCAATCCAGCTCCAAATCCGGAATCGCAACCATCAACAAACCAAGGATGAGGTGGACAACAGAGCTCCATGAGCGTTTCATAGAAGCCGTGAGCAAGCTCGAAGGGGCCGAGA AAGCTACTCCCAAGGGTGTATTAAAACTCATGAATGTTGAGGGTCTGACGATCTATCATGTGAAAAGCCACTTGCAG AAATACCGCTTGGCGAAATATCTACCACAGACTAAGGAAG AGAAAAAGACATCGTGTTCAGAAGACAAGAAGAAGGCACCAGCTGCCTCCCAGGAAGAGCTGGTCCTCAAAAG AGGCATGCAAGTTACCGAGGCCCTGCGCATGCAAATGGAGGTCCAGAAACAGCTCCATGAACAGCTCGAG GTTCAAAGGGCCCTCCAATTGAGGATTGAAGAACATGCTAGGTACCTGCAGAAAATACTGGAAGAACAACAAAAAGCAGGCCATACATTTATGTCTGCTTGCCATCTGCAAAAGACGTGTGACTCAGAAGCCATACATTCTGGCGAGCAACTGACAGATTTAATGCCACGAGCTGGCCAGGAAGCTGATTCCAACTCTTCCCTGTCACAAGTTAGTGCTCCCGCCAATGGTTCAACATCACCTACGAGCAACAAAAGAGACACCTGTTTGGAAACGAACGACTCAAGCGGCCAAGATGAATCACCAATTCACCCAAAAAGAATTCGCCTGGGAAAGGACGAAAGCTGTGACGATGCAGTCGTCAAGAAATCAGAACCATTGCAGTGA